CTACTTTCTTTCACTGGCATGCCGATCTGAAGGCATTGTTTCCACTTACTGGACATATTTTGAACCACAAGAGCAAACTTGTAGTGTACTGGTAAAATTATGAAACCTtccaaacaaccaaaaaactAATTACGTTGTTTAAATAGCCATTGTTTGGAACTGTatttaaaacatgttaaatgGTAGACCTAGTAGGTGCAGCCCTGAAACACCTACGATACAAACcataaaataaactaattgcatgattttttttaggttgtAACCTTTCCCCCTAAAACTACTAGCTATAAAAAAGGGTTATAATTCCAACTAGGGTGACCCAGTATGGAAGGGACATATAATATATACCCCGCTCAAATTATAGATGACAATCTGCACATTAAACtcataatacatttcacttcaaaaacatttgccaaaacCCAAAGAGTCACAGTCAAGATAATTAGACTCCACTGTATGATATCCTCTAAAAGAtgaaaaggatttttttcagcCTAATCATTCTATTTCCCATCTTCCACCAAAGCATATCCTGCAGCAATTGGATATCTTTAGTACGCTTAACAGGAAACCTAGAGGCTGGGAGCTGAATGGAATGAGTTCAGTGAGTTGTACACGCCCCTACATGTAGAACAAGGCGCGCTGTTGGGAAAGGTGTCTGAGAAGTGCAAATTTCATCATATGTAATTTAGGTGCAagcatgtttcattttttttttaactctgaaATTCTGACAAGCCCTTActggaaaaaggagagaaaaaaaaataagaaagagagagagagagagagtcacacCCCAGTGCATTACACATAGGGAAGGGGGGGGGTGGGATAACACAAAGCACAATTTGCATTTTCCCCTTCTATCTCTTTccgtttgaaaaaaaaaagttttctgctTTCCAGTGTAAGAGGTGGCACAGCAGAATGGTCCGGGTTGTCAGAATGTTGTTGAAGAGTCTCATTTGTTTGGCTCCTTCAGGTTTCCCTGTCCAGCAGGACAACCCAGGAGAGCGGTCCTTTACTGTCCCCATAGTGTGATGAGAAATAGCTCTCATCTGTCCCCTGCCTAAGGTGGGataattattgtgtgtgtgtgtgtgtgtgtgtgtgtgtgtgtgtgtgtgtgtgtgtgtgtgtgtgtgtgtgtgtgtgtgtgtgagagagagagagagagagagagagaaagacagagaaagagagaaacagacagtgtgtgtgtatatgtgtgtgggtgtgtgcgtgtatgtgcgcgtgtgtgtgcaagtgaTTAAGTTCAGTTGGTTTCATAGGAGGAGAGAAGTGCAGCATCCACAGGCTCCATACATGAGGGGCAGGTGAAGGAGCGCATCAGCCAGTCATCAATGCAATCCATGTGGTAGATGTGCATGCAAGGCAGGAACCGGATCGGATCCCCATACACGAAGTCCAGCATGCAGATTACACACCTATAGAAAAAGCAGGAAACTCAGTCTATCATCAAACAAAACTGTGTGTTTATGCAGGGTTTGCATTTATGTTGCATCCTGCCCGTCTTACATGtcttgcagcaaaaaaaaaaaaaaagaaattttcccTTTATATTCATGTGAACACCCAGACCTCCAAACCCATGCTCAAGgcacaaattaaacaaaacagcaGCTGCTGACTACTTACTCTCGTATCTTTTTCTCAGTGCCATCACTGCCAGGGTCAAAAACTCCCTTGGGCAGGTGCTGAATGAGGCCGATCCTCTGCGCGATGCGCACTTGCTCTTCCTCGGTCAGCTGCGTCGCCAACCGGGTTTGACTCGGGGTGGGGTGATAAACAGGGACATGGTTCtgctcctaaacacacacaaaaacacacacgatTATAACGTCATCAGTGcacataaaagtacaaaaacaacGCTCCATAGATTTCCTGTATGTGAAACCAATACGCGAGCATGAGTAATAATCATCATGAAATTGCATTTCTGTAATCAAGTGGACTATGGTTATTACTAAGCATCCTCATATTGAGCAGAACAATTTCACATTGATCCACTAGGGGGcaatatttcatttaatctCAGTCTTAGCCCCAGTACGGAAACTTGCTCAAAATACGTTGCAAAAGAGCCAGATGGAGAAACAGCTTAACTGTGAGAGACAAAGTGAGGTGAACAGAATGGCGTCTTTCAAACAGATGCCTACTCAGCATTCTCCACAACCAGCAATGAGGGCAAAACCGAATACCTCGCTAACTCTGCGAGGTAACAAATGCTAGGAGGTTACTGGTTTGAATATGTTTTAAGACTTATTTAAGAAACCGAGACACTCGACAACTGAATATTTGTGCATAATTACCAGTTGATGAGTCCTGAGACCTTATAAGTTAAAACCTGCACCTTAGGCTGAAAGAATCTATTTACtggggatgggaatcaccaggggtcACCTGATACAATATCACAGTACCtaggtgctgattcgatttgtattctgttaatatcacaattttatacatATCCTGATTCAATATTATGTGCGTGTAGTTTAGAGTgaacctgtaggattatagaggaactgcaacatttgaCCATCTCAGATGCAAACATATGTAGATTAAAAAGTAATGATTAAGAAATCAATTTTGGTGTCGGTGTAACGATACATGAAGAGCTACACAAAACGAATGACAATAAATGacgtaataatttttttctcccatttcTACTACTTATAGCAGTAAATCCTTTTTATGTCTATAGCCCTGATTTATACTTCAATTAAAATACAACTGTATAGAATCAAATGGACATTTTTGTGTAGCTGTATTAATAACAGACCGTATGACAAACTCAGAGCTGGACAATCCTGTAGCAGGAGAGCTGGGACTGTACTAAAGTTGAGATGAGATCAAAAGTCAGGAGAtcagttttctttctctctttccttcacacacacacacacacacacaagaccaTAATCACATGCTGCCACGTCAAGCCAAACAAGTTAGTCCGCCTACTCTAACACACACCATGTTGGTTTCACTATCTTTAGAGTGTTCGTGTTAGATTTTGTTTTCCTGGAGGTTACTGTATtggcatatttattttttaacttacaAGGAACTTGAAATAGGCGGAAAATATCAGGTGCCAATAAAGCCGTGGTTTTTGATCGTGAACAGAAATGATTAAAAGTTGAACACATGCTCAATATAAATTAACAGGATAACCACTGAGCTAAACCAATACAAATGATTTATGGCTGAAAAACCACGAAgttataataacaaaatatcCTACATATGGTCaagaaaatatgaactaataatTTCTCATTACACTGATGGGCATTTGTTCAAGACTCAAACATGATTTCAAATTACCGATAGGAATGTTGTATTAATATTACTGCCTTCCTTACTGTAAATGAATAATGACAATGGCACAGTGAGAGAAACAAGTTACCTGAGGTGAGTCAGCAGCTCTGACAAGTTCCTGAGAAAGCTTTGTGCCTCATTCTCAGTCTCATTATTTGCGTTTAAGCTTACATGCCAGGACACAATTCTATATAGGTACAAGAGCTGGAGCAGGAAGTGATGAAGTAGCCTAGACTAGAGTGATGTTTAGTTACTCAGCTAATCAGCTGCATATGTATCATCACTGCACTATACTGACTAGGGATGACAATCATAAGGGATCGTCTGATACAATACCTGGACgtcgatttgatttgtattgggATTCTGTTagcattgtgatttttttaaaaatatcctgattccatttttgacatttttttttacaattctaacTAAACTTAGGAAAATAATTTGTTCCTACCCCACACAATGTTGTGCTGTCTGCCAATGTGTAAACAGCCGAGAGCATGCCACCTGCATGGTCataaaggaactgcaacatattactatagcattgtggccttgcacctccagggttgagagtTCGATACCCGcctagggtctgtgtgcataaagtttgcatgttctccttgtgcttgaaGATGCAGATTacgctaactggcattcccattGGCACTGACCGGTGTGTATGCATAAgcaccctgtgatggatttgcacccaAAATATACTGcgttgttgtcgcactgtcactttgttgttgctcgtttgcacatttgcacgtgcactttattttgtctgttgtctgaaaaaaaacctgtagatagtcttttagCTAGTTAgtctttagttagtttttgttaatttatgttgtaatttatgttaggactattcaattcaattcaattttatttatatagcgcttttaacaatggtcattgtctcaaagcagcttcacaaaaaaaaaaaaaaattaaagaatttttttttttttttagaaaaaaaaagaaaagaaaatatttggaagtgtgtatgtgtgagaaaaatgtgtctagataataatgaaatgaataaatgatgaatgaaatgtctctgatgagcaagccaagggtgacggcgacagtggcaaggaaaaactccctgagatggcaataggaagaaacattaagaggaaccagactcaacagggaacccatcctcatctgggtgataacagatagaaataacatcatgtgtgttgtgcaggtgaaagttcaatataacagaagttgtgtagattcagttcagcagcaggtgcagagggcagatggcgtctggatcactggaagcacaggagcaggatggtagctccagccatcataaagcagaatctagctggagctggtccttctcaagatgccttagaaacctcgcagggttggcctttgtctactaaacctggcacaatctccagatgcctcgggatgggtagagaaatacagaaaagatggagagaattagcgtagttgccattcaggataggtgtactggagtatgaaattatgggatgagttacgcgtatgccagattaaagagatgcgtcttgagtctacttttgaattgggaaaccgtgtctgctccccgaacaatgtctggaaggctattccaaagctttcgagccaaatatgaaaatgccctgcccctatctgtcttgtctctgctagccagctaactaggcctcttagttagctagtctagcttttctgttaatttatgttgtaagtttatgttgcatgtagcaccttggtcctggaggaacgttgtttcgtttcactgtgtactaactgtatatggttgaagtgacaataaagccgacTTGAACCTAAACTTGAACAAGTTCCAGACCCCaacgaccctgtacaggacacGCAATATAGAACATAAAGGAATTAATAATTGAATGCAAAGTTAAATAAGTTAAGAAATCGATTCTTGAGTCAGTGTGATACATGaactgccacacaaaagaatcgcaacaTGTATGTAATTCGATTGTCCTGATTATTCTTATACTGACAGTAGAGCAATATGTGAGACAGCGGTATGGCACAGGGTTATCACTCAGTCCACTGTAATAAAATGACAACATAAACCAAATGCAAAGCACAATTAGCTTTGTCACATTGGTCAATCACTCAGTTACTTGATCAATGCAGTGAAAGATATCATAAACCCACAcgctaaaataaaacataacaaaaacatATCAGTATTATGTCTACACTTCAGATCTACACGATGATTTAAAATTCAACATTTTCATCCCAACAGCAGAGGATACAAATAGACACTGTAAAAATAGCTGATGTTTGCCAGTATAGACCCCATGACCTTGGAACACGTGGCAGGGTTTAGCTGAAACAGCCAAAAGCAGCTGGAGAGAAAAGAAAGGTCCTAGTGTCTTTAGTAGACAGACAGGAGAGTGCAGCCTGAATATTACTGACAGCGGTATGACaggtgcacacacaaacacactgaccaGCATTTCTGTCTTACAGGTGAGTGAGTGTACAAGTGGACAAGCGTACGAAGAAGAATAAGAACATGATCTCTGTCCTTCTTCTCACAACCGACACCTTCCTATTACTTAAGCATGGAGTTAGTCACTGAGACCCTCTTGGGTCAAGCTTTTACTCATTTATCTCTGAGGATAAGactacagtttttatttaagcTCATCCCCCGAACCTAAAATATTGCCCAGATTGTCCTGCTAAAACAATGTGTGGTACTATGGTTGACAAAGAGAGAAGCAGGGTGGAGGGGGTGTTCGAGGAAAGGTCCATGTCTCTCTCATGAGGCGGGATCTTTCTTGTCTGGACCGGACATGGTGCAGACAAAGAGCACTGTCTTGAATCCCCCTGCCACCATTTGTACAAGACAATGAACATGACTTTAAACAGatttcctttgtgtgtgtgtgtgtgtgtgtgtgtgtgtgcgcgcgcgtgtgcgaGTCATACCAAAACAAGTCAACAGTATGATTCAGGTTCTTCATACAGTCAGATGTCAGATGAGACACACCTTGTTTCGGAGTTAGTCCCACTGGCCCAACAAATGCTCATACGTGAGATCTCGCCTATAGTTGTCAGACGATGATGAGGACTATAGATGAGTAACTGTAGGAAACATGCctgaaaacatttacacactttaaTCGAAACATTTTGGCAGGGACACGTCTGTCTACTTCcatggagaaggaaaaaaagtttaaatgggtaacaatatttatttagtccTCTGAAATGCAAGATTTCACCCAACCACCTTCATCTTTTACTACAGTGCACACTGTGTCCTTATGCTCATAGAAATCACATTTTCATATATTgctgcacaaataaaaaaaaaaaaaaaaaaaaaatcaaaatctcaaTACGGACACTTGTGCCTTCATTTAATcgcaaaaggctgcaatttattataGGTAATATATGTCTAATTAGGAATTTATGTTAATGTTaagtaattgttttttaaaaaacttttgagATGATAAGAATATCAACAAAAATCATCTTATTGAGATCACTTCTGACATTATTCTGTTATcttataaatacatttgaatacaAAATTGTATATTTACTAGTTAAACATTACAGTCAACTGACTTTATTTGCACATAACATTGCAATTAAGagctgaccaactgaagcaaccccagatcataacactgcctccaaagaCTTCTCCTGCATTGCATCATGTGCTTCCCATTCTTACCCTGACGTCttatgacctttttccattgctccaaagtccaatatttatgctctctagcatttttttttacctagtcAAAGCTGTGTAACCTAAATCGCATtagtcagaggagaatggccagactggtttgaaCTGATAGAAAAGCAGCAGTAactcaaatggcctccacagtcaccagatctcaatccaaaaGAGCGCCTTTGGGATATGGAagattaatattatggctgtccagccaacaaatctgcagcaactgtgtGATGCCATCATTTCAACATGCACCAAGATCTCTAcagaatgtttccagcacccttgttgaatctatgccacgaagaattaaggcagttctgaatgCAAAAGCAGGTCCCACCAAATACTACTAAGGcatacctaataaagtggctggtGAGTGTATCTCTTACTACAAAGAGTTAAGCTTGACAGAATGATAACCATAAGTGTTCCAGTAATACAGCAAAACTGTCAAATATGCAAGCATTATatcaatttttatatttaattagaataagcgtaattttaaaacattaacctATTTCTGCCAATTTATacctatttaatatttattttcaactTATGTCTAGCAAGAAACTCACAGCATGCCCCTTAACTGCACAAGGAAGCATATTCACATGCAAACAGAAGTGAAGTGAAACAGGGGGAATCTTTATTTGAGAAGGTTAACTAAACAACAGCATATTCAGCTGCACGTCAGCAAGGTGACAAAGCACACAACACATGAAGAGACACGACtctgttcattaaaaaaattctagaacagccatacatactgtacagatccAACAATAATGTGTATTGGTACATTTCCAACCGCTGTGCAGAAGCAGTGAAAATAACCagacaaatatatacatttacaattaAGACACTAGATAGATCAAAGATTGCAAAACCAAAAATCCTTGGGGTAAAATGGGACCTCAAATAACATTAATCCTAGACCCTAACCACCCAAAGATACTGTACAACACAGAATAACATGCATCTCCAGTCTGAAACACAGATGTTTCTACACCCTGGACTTTTGCTTGAACTCTATTAAGGCAGGATGAGATGTGGATCAGGTCCGTCACAAGCCTTTTGATTATACTTCAAGGGCTAGATGCATATAACATATTCAAGTTTAACAAAGGTGCTCAACAGATAGCAATGTTGACTCGCACCTTGAAACTCGCCCCCGGTCTGTGTAGTGTCAgcgtgggttttctccgggtactccggtttaccCCTGCGGTCCAAAGACACACATTGTAGGCTGTCtggagtttccaaattgcccgtagtgtatgatgggctgtatgagtgtgtgttcatCTGTACATGTCATtgattggcacctcatccagggtgtccACTGCCTTGCACTATAGATTGTTCCCTTTCCCCAATTTAAGAGGATTAAAAACAACAGGTACAAAAATAAGTGACTCCTTCAAGAGATTCAAATACCTGCTTATTTTCATGCTTATAATTAACCAATTTTAGTTACGATTAATACGTGATGAATGGGCTATATAGTGAAGCACAGTGGATCATTTCTACATAGCCCACACAACTTTATTACACGTAAATGGTGCTTTGTTAAGCCTGCATGCTTTCAGAGAAACCGACACCTCTCCACAAATGGCTctttcataaagaaaaaaaaagaaaaaaaatcacctcaaccaaaaaaaaaaaagaaaaaaaaaaggcccacTTTGCCTCATGCGCAACCACAGTTGGAGTGTTTCAGGAGTTCCCCGCCATGTATACTCACCAGAAAATAGCAGTGGGTTAAAGATACTGGCACAGTCAAGTACTTTCATGTTTCGTTATGATTTATTATATGCAGCTGGAACTtggaattaagtaattaaatatacagtttgTACATGACACAGCAGGTATAACACTTAATTGTTCAAGGCAGTTTAGTTTTAATGAATATATCAAAGCAGCAACATTTTTTGTCACTTTTTGTCACATTTGTCGAAATGCAATTAAATTAGATTACCCGGATGCCTGTGATGTATCAGCAAACAGAAACAgactgttcaattcaatttacaGAGCGTTTTTTGGGACCAGAATGTGTTTATGGTGAAAATAATAAGCATAACAAGGTCTTCCAAATGATGCTTTGCACAAATTAACATTTTCCTATATCAGATTTGGGCCCAACAtacactttttacttttaagaaTGACTACTCAACATCACCAAACAATAGTTTAGAGCATCACACCTGTAGGATTttagaggaacagcaacattttgcCATTTTATCATTCATTCGCCTTCAATACGGCATATACGATACAGGGTCGCAGTGGCCAGAAAcctctcccaggagacttagggcacaaggtggagtacatcctggacaagatgccaatccattgccaCTACAGGGCaacttgggaatgccagttaacctaatctgctaATATCTTTGAATGTGAGAGAAAACTTGACTATTCTGAGTAACCCATAGAGcgcaggaagaacatgcaaacgccacacacagagaccagaagtgggaatcgaaccctcgacacTGGAGATGCaagctacagtgctaaccactaacattttaaatgtaaaataatttttaaaaatcttaataAAACATCTTTGTATCCTGTGGCGAAATATGTTACAACATGTTTTGCTACAGGTTGTCCGGTGCACAAAGCAAGATTCATGAAAACATGAGcactgacctcaaccccacctAAAggctgcaaaaaataaaaataaaaatctcaacaGCCACACTTCAAAATCTAGAGTGAACCCTTCCCAAAAGAGTAAAAGTCTAAAACAGTAAAGGCAGGACtgaatgtgtaatgagattttcAAAAAGCACATTTGGatatgatggtcaggtgtccacttCATTTTATTGAAAATAGGGGGTTGCAGGTAGGTTACACTGGTATACCTAGAATCGGATTTCTGTACTCCAATATTTATTAagatcaatgtttttttaaatcccagtgatcattaaaaaaaaaaaaaagttgtatttaCAGACACCTGCTTGCTGCTGTGTTCTTAGCTAGCACCATATGTCCATACTCTCCTACCAAAAAATCTTGGCTGATCTAGAATTTTAGacaaaatcagatttttaaaaactaaattgaaCACTGGTACTAAACTGCGTGTCTTACACATGCCATCTGTTAGTTTGGATCTTCCTAGcaatcataaaaaaaggttttacgaTACAGCTTGCTAGATGATTGGCTCTTAATTTATGCAGCAATAACACTTTCCTGTCAAGTGTTCATTCCAGATTTTCCttataaaaaacttaaaatggaTAGTTTGGGACTTTCCCAGTCTGCATAAAATCAAAATTGAGTTACATAAAGGTACATTACGATAAGCCTTGGCCGTTATAAAGTTTTCCTGTTCCGCAAGATCCGTCTGTGTCAAATTCCACAACTATCATTCCTTGCAAAAATGTActccaaagttcagctgagactcgtATGAAACGGTTGTTTTCCACAAAACTAGGACAGGGGACAGGTAAAAGTCAATTTAGCATTAATACACTGATACAACTTTGAAAGATACCAGCTTGCTGCAAGCACATCATATGAATCTCAGGTGAActttgaaatgcatttttgcaaGGAATTTGGCTCCGATTACTTACATAGCACTCGTGTTCTAAATGATGAACTTGACAATCGGTGTGCAGGGGAGTAAAAGTTATAACGATCGAGACCTATTATAATGTAATAACATATACCTCAGTTTTGAGGTAAGATGGACCGAAGTAACCATTTAAGCTTCTGAATGTTTACAAAAATTAAAGCAAGTCCTGTTAATCCACCACCGCAACCGTAAGATTAGCTCTATCCAGGTCAATactgatttctttatttcttttttatttcttttaagttTATAATAACATGAGGGAGAGGAGAGCGAAGATATCTGAGGGTCACCGGACACCGGCATTTAATACTAACCTCAGCAAAAAActatagttattattttaactttttattttaattatttttatgaaaaaataaaggtGAATTAATGAACATCtgtgaatttttttataatcaaaattatattttcagTACAAGATTCAGTACAATTTTTTacagttataaaagtaaatCAGTTAATGAGATTTCAGTTGTTACTAAAAAGGTATAAAAAGATATTTCAATATCCTGATATCACAGAATCTCTAAATTTTTCCCACACAAAATCTGCCCAAAATGTCTTGTGACATAATTTATCATAAGCATAAGATTTAAGGGGTTGAAGTAGATATTTATGTTCAATAAGACCATGATGActcctttttaaagaaacaaatattttgttattgaaaaaatgtttgttgGTGAAAGACATCATTAAGGCAGATAGCATGTTTTTAATACTTCACGGTTTCatgcttttaaaatattatagcaAGCAACCTTATTAATGACAGTCATGAAGTTGGACTAGTGTATTAGGATTATAGTGAATGTGCTGAGTGTATATTAAGCCATCTGGAAGCCTAggttaaaagaaacaaactgCTGGAACAGATAACTAAAGAAAGAGATATCAAGGACACGcattgttaaaaatacaatatgttAATTATCTCTAAACTTGAGCTTGAAACATAACTGCTTTCTGAACAGACAAAATGTACAACATGTATAGACTCACCACAGGAAcgctttttatttatcattcaaTTATTACTTGTTAACACTTTAGATCATATTCTAAGAGCTCTGCAGCTATAAGCTATGCAACATTTAATTCCTGATCAACTTacataacatttaacaaattcaaaatgaTTAAAAGTTGAGAATGTGCTTTAATAGGTTActtaaagatataaaaattcTAGTAGTAACAATAAAACAGACCGAGTCTTTTTGTACTCTCAATGATATGATCTCTATCATTGTAGGCCTAcgtaatgttttctttttttaatcaagtgCTTGCATAAGACATATTTGACAGACATGAAAATATTAGGTGTGAACTGCTGGCTGTCTCAACTGTCTACTATTTAGACAGATTTTAACAACTTCTTTTGGTCTTTGCATGTGCACATAGAAAAAATAtgtgaataaaatgaaagacaGGCTGCGACATAAGGTACTGAGCAGGAgagtggaaaaataaacaaggctGTAGCAGGAAAGGGATTTTGGCTTGATTATATCCAGCATGCCACGCTTTAGCTGAGCTGTCTCTCACACCCACACAGTGTGTGTTCCCTGTTAAAGAGAAGAACGAGCGAGGTAGGGACAGCCGGACGAGTACACTGCAGTCCAGTCGTAAAACAAACAGGCAGCTGGAGACCAGCCAGCAAGAGTGCAATCACTACGATGGGGGAGAAACCATTTGTACAGGGAAGCTCTATCATTTCTTACAATCCTTTTGACACACATTCATGTTCTCTCTCAGACTCAAAATTACACTTACCCTCCTATGCCCAGTCTGCTGCGATGAGTCAGCATTTCCAGCCAACTGTTCTCC
This region of Clarias gariepinus isolate MV-2021 ecotype Netherlands chromosome 9, CGAR_prim_01v2, whole genome shotgun sequence genomic DNA includes:
- the rnf11b gene encoding RING finger protein 11b, with the translated sequence MGNCLKSPTSDDISLLHESQSDRASFGDGTDPDLEPPPPYQEQNHVPVYHPTPSQTRLATQLTEEEQVRIAQRIGLIQHLPKGVFDPGSDGTEKKIRECVICMLDFVYGDPIRFLPCMHIYHMDCIDDWLMRSFTCPSCMEPVDAALLSSYETN